The Toxorhynchites rutilus septentrionalis strain SRP chromosome 3, ASM2978413v1, whole genome shotgun sequence genome includes a region encoding these proteins:
- the LOC129777424 gene encoding uncharacterized protein LOC129777424: MVRKYIRKRSPAKYSGQDLTDAMDDVKNGKMKIKAAAKHFRIPYATLFKRVKGLRGIKSITGGRPTALPLKVETQIADCIKKMDKWGFGLSKEETILAIAEYVKVNKLQTPFVSGVPGDDFFRNFKRRHHLSQKKPQAVEVARKRGADPFVMTEYFKLLKQVTTNVPPEQIYNIDETSFCLDPSRVKTVGETGRAAHRVTGGSGKENFTVLMGGNAAGDKLPPLIIFKGSNVWNSWMASKCDEFPGIVYAATKNGWMETDVFANYFERSFLSATAEGQLVLLYDGHVSHVSLALIQKAIENNVVILKLPPHTSHLLQPMDLAVFKPLKQDYDKCVIQWQRNHYGTKLSKSAFSNIISKVWRSFDSQIIKNGFRKAGVYPFSDKVIPEDKYEPRAWARFIASQQAAQTLDDNTVEIVEGSKKALPRVTNTRDAASATCNCIASSTGNDQMENDNPQNNSFEAILLDHVKQIPVSKAQRKKVCPGAEVITSTDAVVKLETIKSVKEATQKAKRKRASKKS; the protein is encoded by the coding sequence ATGGTTCGCAAATACATTCGCAAGCGTTCTCCTGCTAAATACAGTGGACAGGACTTGACAGATGCGATGGATGATGTAAAAAACGGCAAGATGAAGATAAAAGCGGCAGCAAAGCACTTCCGAATCCCATATGCAACACTCTTCAAGCGAGTGAAAGGTCTGAGAGGCATTAAAAGTATAACGGGAGGCCGACCCACTGCTTTGCCGTTGAAGGTTGAAACACAGATCGCCGACTGTATCAAGAAAATGGATAAGTGGGGCTTTGGACTATCCAAAGAGGAGACAATTTTGGCAATAGCAGAGTACGTAAAAGTTAACAAGCTTCAAACACCGTTTGTAAGCGGTGTTCCGGGAGACGATTTTTTCCGGAATTTTAAGCGCCGGCATCATCTATCGCAAAAAAAGCCCCAAGCCGTTGAGGTCGCACGGAAACGAGGAGCTGATCCTTTCGTGATGACCGAATACTTCAAGCTCCTAAAACAGGTGACCACGAACGTTCCTCCAGAGCAGATATATAACATCGATGAGACTAGCTTCTGCCTCGATCCGAGTCGGGTTAAGACTGTGGGAGAAACTGGAAGAGCTGCTCATCGTGTCACGGGCGGTTCaggaaaagaaaattttactgTATTGATGGGAGGAAATGCGGCTGGTGACAAATTACCACCACTTATTATTTTCAAAGGATCCAACGTATGGAACAGCTGGATGGCTAGTAAATGTGATGAATTTCCTGGAATAGTTTATGCTGCAACCAAAAACGGCTGGATGGAGACGGATGTTTTCGCCAACTACTTCGAACGGTCCTTTCTGAGCGCTACCGCTGAGGGACAATTGGTCCTACTTTACGATGGCCATGTATCACATGTTTCTCTTGCTCTCATCCAAAAAGCAATCGAGAATAATGTTGTGATactcaaacttccgccccacaCAAGTCATCTCTTGCAGCCTATGGACCTGGCGGTGTTTAAACCATTGAAGCAAGACTATGACAAGTGCGTTATCCAGTGGCAACGGAATCACTATGGGACGAAGCTGTCTAAATCAGCTTTTTCAAACATTATCTCCAAAGTTTGGAGATCATTTGATTcacaaataattaaaaatggGTTCCGCAAGGCCGGCGTATACCCGTTTTCCGATAAGGTGATTCCGGAAGACAAATACGAACCGAGAGCATGGGCACGTTTCATCGCATCACAGCAAGCAGCTCAAACGTTAGATGACAACACTGTTGAGATCGTCGAAGGATCGAAGAAGGCGCTTCCAAGAGTAACAAACACCAGAGATGCAGCTTCAGCAACTTGTAATTGCATTGCTTCCTCAACAGGGAATGACCAAATGGAAAATGATAATCCACAAAATAATTCTTTTGAAGCGATTCTCCTTGACCATGTGAAACAGATTCCTGTTTCCAAAGCGcagagaaaaaaagtttgtcctGGGGCAGAAGTTATAACATCGACTGATGCCGTTGTGAAGCTGGAAACGATCAAATCGGTTAAAGAGGCGACACAGAAAGCAAAGCGTAAGAGAGCTTCGAAGAAATCATAA